The Deltaproteobacteria bacterium DNA segment AAAATCGGGATGAAGACGGCTAAAGTGGTAAGTGTGCCGCCCAGCATGGCCCCCCACACCTCTGTAGCCCCATCGTTGGCCGCCTGCATCCTGGCTTTTCCCATTTCCTGATGGCGATAGATATTCTCCAGGGCAACGATACAGTTATCCACTACCATTCCTACAGCGAAGCTCATCCCTGCGAGGCTAATGACGTTTAATGTCCTTCCTAAAAGAAACATTATCAGGAATGTCCCTATAGCGCATATCGGGATAGAGGCGGCAATAACGAAGGTGCTGCTTATGCTCCTTAGGAATATAAGAAGGACAGCGACAACCAGCAGACCTCCAACCCACAGGTTATTCCTGACCAGGGAGATGGCGCTTGTGATATACTCCGTCTCATCGTAGACTTGATACATCTGCAGCCCTCGCTCCCGAAGCAGCCCATCATTAAGTTCGGCAACAGCCTTTTTCAGGCCGGTCATGGTCTTTAGGACATTTGCGCCTGTTGCCCGCTGCGCATTTATGGCTATGGCAGGCTCCCCCTGCTGCCGGACTACATTATCGGCATCCCTGTATCCCAGACGCACGGCTGCTACATCTCGGACATAAACCGGGACCCCATTCCTGCTTATGATGATTACATTTTCTATATCCTTGGTGGTTTGATATTCCCCAAGCGTCCGGACAACGAGTTCCCTCTTTCCTTCATCAAAGTCCCCCCCGCTGATATTTTTATTTTCCAGTTCCAGCGCTAATAACATCTGCTGTATAGTAATACCCCTCTGGGCCAGCCTATGAGGGTCAACAATGACCTCCATCTGTTTTTTTCTTCCACCGAAGATATTGGATGTGGCAACGCCCGGGACCCGTTCCAGACGGGGCTTTATATAATTGTCGGCAAAATCATAGAGGGTTGTGGGATCAATATCATTCCCTTTGAGCGGTTTAAACATAAACCACCCGATAGCGCCCTGGCGGGGATCCACGTTGCTGATAACCGGTTTTTCAACATCTCTGGGGTATTCACGCACCTGTTCAAGCTTATTGGAGACCTTGAGCAGGGCAGCGTCAATATCGGTTCCAACAGGAAACTCCAGGATAACCCTCCCTTGTCCCTCAAGGCTTTCGCTGGTCAGCTTCTTGAGCCCCTCCACGCTTTTAAGCTGTTCTTCCTGTTCCTGTACTATCTCCCGCTCCACCTCTTTGGGACTGGCCCCAAACCATCTGGTATCAACGGTAATCTTAGGTCTATCTATAGTAGGTGTAAGCTGAATTGGTATCTGTAATAGCCCTACTATGCCGAAAAGGGTAACAAGGAGAACCCCTACGGTAACAGTCACAGGATATTTAATAGACCAATCAGTGAGTTTCATCTATCTTTGCCCCTTTTTATTGCCAATAATCTCCACCTGTTGGCCTGGCCGGAGACGCTCATTCCCCCTAATCACTACCCTCTCCCCTGTTTTGACATTTCCTTTGATCTCTACCATGCCCTTTACAGAATTACCTAATTTGACCTCCTCCTCCCGGACAGCATCTCCATTAACGATATATACAAAGTTTCGTTCCCCCCGTATCACCAGGGCGTCCTTCGGGATTAGCCGTGCGGTGTAAGGGTCGCCTACAGAAAAAGAGACCTGCGCAGTCATCCCGCTTTTGATGGCCATATCACGGTTTTTAACCGCAACATCCACTGGAAATGTCCTGGCAGCATTGTCGGCTGCCGGGATGATTGCGGAGATTTTCCCGCTGGCTTTGAAAGAAGGCAGGGCATCAAAGCGGATAGGGACTGTTCTTCCTATCTTCAGCTTTCCGATGTACCGCTCCGGCACATCAACCCGGATACGGAGATGTTTAAGGTCTATCATCTCCACCACCGGGCTTCCCTCTTGAAGCCATTGGCCGACCTCCGTATGTTCTTTAGTAATCACCCCGTCAAAGGGGGCAAGTATCCTCGACTTGGAGATTAGATCCTCTAACCGTTCGATCTCAGCTGATAGTTGCAAAAGCCGTTCAGAGAGGGCCTTATCACGGGACATATCCTCTTCAAGCTGTTTAAGGGGAATAAGCTCCTCTTTAAAAAGCTGTGCTGAGCGGGCCATGTCCCTCTTGACCTGCTCATGATTTGCCTGCACCTCCATAAGGGCGGCCTTTGCAGCCTTGAGTTGAATCTTAAGTGATGTTACGTTGATCCGGGCCAGTATCTGCCCTTTCTTTACAGCATCCCCCTCCC contains these protein-coding regions:
- a CDS encoding efflux RND transporter periplasmic adaptor subunit → MKYLLCAAILPILVIVLDYKASAQPPPPKSPVLVSKVLEQEINQSVSFIGSVEPRMKSLVAGEVRGLVEQLSVREGDAVKKGQILARINVTSLKIQLKAAKAALMEVQANHEQVKRDMARSAQLFKEELIPLKQLEEDMSRDKALSERLLQLSAEIERLEDLISKSRILAPFDGVITKEHTEVGQWLQEGSPVVEMIDLKHLRIRVDVPERYIGKLKIGRTVPIRFDALPSFKASGKISAIIPAADNAARTFPVDVAVKNRDMAIKSGMTAQVSFSVGDPYTARLIPKDALVIRGERNFVYIVNGDAVREEEVKLGNSVKGMVEIKGNVKTGERVVIRGNERLRPGQQVEIIGNKKGQR